From Enhydrobacter sp., the proteins below share one genomic window:
- a CDS encoding GFA family protein: MLPFRAMLWGDTMSGNETFEGGCTCRQVRYRMTSRPMFVHCCHCRWCQRETGTAFALNAMIEADRVELLSGQPEMVLTPSLSGKGQKIWRCRTCRIAVWSNYPGAGDAVRFMRVGTLDRPDAMPPDVHIFTASKQPWVVLPEGARAVPEFYDREATWPKESLARRAATRARTG, encoded by the coding sequence ATGCTCCCTTTCCGCGCGATGCTATGGGGCGACACGATGAGCGGCAACGAGACCTTCGAGGGCGGCTGCACCTGTCGGCAGGTTCGCTATCGCATGACGAGCCGGCCGATGTTCGTGCATTGCTGCCACTGCCGCTGGTGCCAGCGCGAGACCGGCACGGCGTTCGCGCTCAACGCCATGATCGAGGCCGACCGGGTCGAGCTGCTGAGCGGCCAGCCCGAAATGGTGCTGACGCCGTCGCTGAGCGGCAAGGGACAGAAGATCTGGCGCTGCCGGACCTGCCGCATCGCCGTGTGGAGCAACTATCCCGGCGCCGGCGACGCCGTGCGCTTCATGCGCGTCGGCACGCTCGACAGGCCCGACGCCATGCCGCCCGACGTCCACATCTTCACCGCGTCGAAGCAGCCTTGGGTCGTGCTGCCCGAGGGCGCCCGCGCCGTGCCCGAGTTCTACGACCGCGAGGCGACGTGGCCGAAGGAGAGTCTCGCGCGACGCGCGGCGACGCGCGCCAGAACGGGCTAG
- a CDS encoding enoyl-CoA hydratase/isomerase family protein codes for MEIDTGTNELLCSVREGVALITLNRPEARNALSDKLTPALRTQIKERGADPDVGALLITGAGTAFCSGGDVKGMGGRGPRGQMSFEERLADLRWRQANLTGALVAVRKPTIAALPGAAAGAGLAIALACDIRIAARSAFVSTGYARVALSGDYGIAWLLTRAVGSARARELMFTAERVDAERCERIGLVNRVVDDTGLSDEAFTLAKSLAEGPRVALAGMKDNLDDALHVDYPTALHREAERLVLASRTADHKEAVAAFVEKRKPVFSSR; via the coding sequence ATGGAAATCGATACCGGCACAAATGAACTTTTGTGTTCCGTGCGCGAGGGCGTCGCGCTGATCACGCTCAACCGGCCGGAGGCGCGCAACGCCCTGTCGGACAAGCTGACGCCGGCGCTGCGCACCCAGATCAAGGAGCGCGGCGCCGATCCGGACGTCGGCGCCCTGCTGATCACCGGCGCCGGCACCGCCTTCTGCTCGGGCGGCGACGTCAAGGGCATGGGCGGCCGCGGCCCGCGCGGCCAGATGAGCTTCGAGGAACGGCTCGCCGACCTGCGCTGGCGTCAGGCCAACCTGACCGGCGCCCTGGTTGCGGTGCGCAAGCCGACCATCGCCGCGCTGCCCGGCGCGGCGGCGGGCGCGGGGCTCGCCATCGCGCTCGCCTGCGACATCCGGATCGCCGCCCGATCGGCCTTCGTCAGCACGGGCTACGCGCGGGTCGCGCTGTCGGGCGATTACGGCATCGCCTGGCTGCTGACCCGCGCGGTCGGCTCGGCGCGGGCGCGCGAGCTGATGTTCACCGCCGAACGGGTCGATGCCGAGCGCTGCGAGCGCATCGGCCTCGTCAACCGCGTCGTCGACGACACCGGGCTCAGCGACGAGGCCTTCACGCTCGCCAAGTCGCTGGCCGAGGGGCCGCGCGTGGCGCTCGCCGGCATGAAGGACAATCTCGACGACGCGCTGCACGTCGACTATCCGACGGCACTGCATCGCGAGGCCGAGCGGCTGGTGCTGGCCTCGCGCACCGCCGACCACAAGGAGGCGGTCGCGGCGTTCGTGGAAAAGCGCAAGCCCGTGTTCAGCAGCCGGTAG
- a CDS encoding alpha/beta hydrolase — protein sequence MEPSVAMTFPITEHTVKTRRHTTGYLACGAEAAPLLVFCHGWPELSLSWRHQLPVFAALGFRCVAPDMRGYGRSSTYPRHEDFAQETIVQDMLELLAALGRERAVWIGHDWGSPVVWNVASHHPERTVGVASLCVPYLSQGFSLEQIVALVDRGLYPEAEYPAGQWDYMLFYRENFERACAAFDAHPRNVVKALFRKGSPDGAGRPSRTAAVRRAGGWFGGGPCPDLPRDGDVISEQDLEAYAAALERNGFFGPDSWYMNHEANADYARRAVNGGRLAMPVLFLHGAYDYTCETMTSRLAAPMRRDCGDLTEVVVKSGHWMAQERPVDVNRALARWLATRLPAYWSP from the coding sequence ATGGAACCCTCCGTCGCCATGACCTTCCCGATCACCGAACACACCGTCAAGACGAGGCGCCACACCACGGGCTATCTCGCCTGCGGTGCGGAAGCCGCGCCGTTGCTGGTCTTCTGCCACGGCTGGCCCGAGCTCTCGCTGTCGTGGCGCCATCAGCTGCCGGTCTTCGCCGCGCTCGGCTTCCGCTGCGTCGCGCCCGACATGCGCGGCTACGGTCGCTCGAGCACCTACCCGCGGCACGAGGACTTCGCGCAGGAGACGATCGTCCAGGACATGCTCGAGCTGCTGGCGGCGCTGGGGCGGGAGAGGGCGGTGTGGATCGGCCACGACTGGGGCAGCCCCGTGGTCTGGAACGTGGCGAGCCACCATCCCGAGCGCACCGTCGGCGTCGCGAGTCTCTGCGTGCCCTATCTCTCGCAGGGCTTCTCGCTCGAGCAGATCGTGGCACTGGTCGATCGCGGGCTCTATCCCGAGGCCGAGTATCCCGCCGGACAGTGGGACTACATGCTCTTCTATCGCGAGAACTTCGAGCGGGCCTGCGCCGCGTTCGACGCCCATCCGCGCAACGTCGTGAAGGCGCTGTTCCGCAAGGGCAGCCCGGACGGCGCGGGCAGGCCGTCGCGCACCGCGGCGGTGCGCAGGGCCGGCGGCTGGTTCGGCGGCGGGCCGTGTCCCGACCTGCCGCGCGACGGCGACGTCATCAGCGAGCAGGATCTGGAGGCCTATGCCGCCGCACTCGAGCGCAACGGCTTCTTCGGGCCGGATTCCTGGTACATGAACCACGAGGCCAATGCCGACTATGCGCGGCGCGCCGTGAATGGCGGCCGGCTCGCCATGCCGGTGCTCTTCCTGCACGGCGCCTACGACTACACCTGCGAGACCATGACCTCGCGCCTCGCCGCGCCGATGCGCCGCGACTGCGGCGACCTCACCGAGGTCGTCGTGAAGTCGGGCCACTGGATGGCGCAGGAGCGGCCGGTCGACGTCAATCGCGCGCTCGCCCGATGGCTGGCGACCAGGCTGCCTGCCTACTGGTCGCCATAA
- a CDS encoding DMT family transporter — translation MTRTARGALYTVLAMLGFASMDTLSKWVVADYPIGQMMWIRYAVFCVFAWLVVRPRGGLLRAARTQRPWLQGARALLAVVESAVFVLAFYYLPLADTHAVAATSPLIVIALGVLFLGERAGMARWIAVAAGFVGVLLIVRPGFKAFDWPLVLPLLGALLWGVYQIMTRLCARTDSSDTTLVWSAVVAFAATSVVGPWEWHPPDALGWTLLLAIALLGALAHYALICALDHAEAGAVQPYSYTLLVWVAILGALVFGDIPDGWTMAGAAIVVASGLYTWRHDRRVVRVRPTSAASTRCSRP, via the coding sequence ATGACCCGCACCGCGCGCGGCGCGCTCTACACCGTTCTCGCCATGCTGGGCTTCGCCAGCATGGACACGCTCAGCAAGTGGGTGGTGGCCGACTATCCGATCGGCCAGATGATGTGGATCCGATACGCGGTGTTCTGCGTCTTCGCCTGGCTGGTCGTGCGTCCGCGCGGCGGCCTGCTGCGCGCGGCGCGCACCCAGCGGCCCTGGCTGCAGGGTGCGCGGGCGCTGCTGGCGGTCGTCGAGAGCGCCGTGTTCGTGCTCGCCTTCTACTACCTGCCGCTCGCCGACACGCACGCCGTCGCCGCCACCTCGCCGCTGATCGTGATCGCGCTCGGGGTCCTGTTCCTCGGCGAGCGCGCCGGCATGGCGCGCTGGATCGCCGTGGCGGCGGGCTTCGTGGGCGTGCTGCTGATCGTGCGACCGGGCTTCAAGGCGTTCGACTGGCCGCTCGTGCTGCCGCTCCTCGGCGCGCTGCTGTGGGGCGTCTACCAGATCATGACCCGGCTCTGCGCGCGCACCGATTCGTCGGACACCACGCTCGTCTGGTCGGCCGTCGTCGCCTTCGCCGCCACCAGCGTCGTCGGCCCGTGGGAATGGCATCCGCCCGACGCGCTGGGCTGGACGCTGCTGCTCGCGATCGCGCTGCTCGGCGCGCTGGCGCACTACGCGCTGATCTGCGCGCTCGACCACGCCGAGGCCGGCGCGGTGCAGCCCTACAGCTACACCTTGCTGGTGTGGGTCGCGATCCTCGGCGCGCTGGTGTTCGGCGACATCCCGGACGGCTGGACCATGGCGGGCGCCGCCATCGTCGTGGCGAGCGGCCTCTACACCTGGCGCCACGACCGCCGGGTCGTCAGGGTCCGGCCTACTTCTGCCGCTTCCACTCGCTGCAGCCGACCATGA
- a CDS encoding RidA family protein, whose protein sequence is MAIKRINAGPRMSSAVVHGNTVYLAGLTADDTSQDVKGQTAQILAKIDKFLKDAGSDKSKILSANIWLTDIGTWSQMNEVWDKWVSPGNTPARATVEAKLANPALKVEIMVQAAL, encoded by the coding sequence ATGGCAATCAAGCGCATCAACGCCGGGCCCCGCATGTCGAGCGCCGTCGTGCACGGCAACACGGTCTATCTCGCCGGGCTGACGGCCGACGACACGTCGCAGGACGTCAAGGGTCAGACCGCCCAGATCCTGGCCAAGATCGACAAGTTCCTGAAGGACGCCGGCAGCGACAAGTCGAAGATCCTGTCGGCCAACATCTGGCTGACCGACATCGGTACCTGGAGCCAGATGAACGAGGTGTGGGACAAGTGGGTGTCGCCCGGAAACACGCCGGCCCGCGCCACGGTCGAGGCCAAGCTCGCCAACCCCGCACTCAAGGTCGAGATCATGGTGCAGGCGGCGCTGTAG
- a CDS encoding SDR family oxidoreductase, which yields MVDRLKGKVAVVTGAAPRGEGVGNGMATALLFAREGARVVLVNRSAERADKLARQIREEGGEASVFAGDVAKPEVCEAMAAFAVKTYGRLDVLHNNVGIGAPGTPETVKLEDWHKVIEANLTTTMLCTKYCIPRMKAGGGGSIIMVSSIAGALGLMGSPGAVAYSTVKAGLHGFTHSVAADYATQNIRANCIVVGSVHTPMVAHMGAEARERRRRMVPMQTEGTAWDIAHGAVYLASDESRWVTGVLLPIDGGLVALRQWPR from the coding sequence ATGGTCGATCGGCTGAAAGGCAAGGTAGCGGTGGTGACGGGCGCGGCGCCGCGCGGCGAGGGCGTCGGCAACGGCATGGCGACCGCCCTCCTGTTCGCGCGCGAGGGCGCCAGGGTGGTGCTGGTGAACAGGAGCGCCGAGCGTGCCGACAAGCTCGCGCGGCAGATCAGGGAGGAGGGCGGCGAGGCCTCGGTGTTCGCGGGCGACGTCGCCAAACCCGAGGTGTGCGAGGCGATGGCCGCGTTCGCGGTCAAGACCTACGGCCGGCTCGACGTGCTGCACAACAATGTCGGCATCGGCGCGCCCGGCACGCCCGAGACGGTCAAGCTCGAGGACTGGCACAAGGTGATCGAGGCCAACCTCACCACCACCATGCTCTGCACCAAGTATTGCATCCCCAGGATGAAGGCGGGCGGCGGCGGCTCGATCATCATGGTGTCGTCGATCGCGGGCGCGCTCGGCCTGATGGGCAGCCCGGGCGCCGTCGCCTATTCGACGGTCAAGGCCGGCCTGCACGGCTTCACCCATTCGGTGGCGGCCGACTACGCGACCCAGAACATCCGCGCCAACTGCATCGTCGTCGGCTCGGTGCACACGCCGATGGTGGCGCACATGGGCGCCGAGGCGCGCGAGCGGCGGCGCAGGATGGTTCCGATGCAGACGGAGGGCACGGCCTGGGACATCGCCCATGGCGCCGTGTATCTTGCCTCCGACGAATCGCGCTGGGTGACCGGCGTGCTGCTGCCGATCGACGGCGGGCTGGTGGCGCTGCGGCAGTGGCCGCGTTGA